One window from the genome of Babylonia areolata isolate BAREFJ2019XMU chromosome 11, ASM4173473v1, whole genome shotgun sequence encodes:
- the LOC143287152 gene encoding sodium/myo-inositol cotransporter-like, with translation MREYATLTAADIGVLAAYFVLVILVGLIAMCKSNKDTTSGYFLAGRTMWFLPIGASLFVSNIGTEHFIGLAGSGAASGISVGAWEFNALLLLQLLGWVFVPVYIACGTYTMPEYLSLRFGGQRLRVYFALLSLVLYVFTKCSANLFTGALFIQQSLNWDLYVSIVVLVLLTALLTITGGLTAVIYTDTLQAVLMVGGAVYLMVAGFQEVGGFQGLLERYPQAVPLNVSAIVVNSTCHWPDTQAFRMLRDVDDDYMPWLGFLLGQTPGSVWYWCTDQVIVQRALAARSLSHAQGATLLAGFIKILPLFAMVMPGMISRVLYPDEVACTNPDYCMEVCQSKAGCSSIAYPRLVLGLMPDGAKGLMMAVMIAALMSDLDSIFNSASTLFTMDVWRKFRKRASSTELMVVGRLFILVMVGVSIAWVPVIKETNQVFIYIQEVTNYFAPPFAAVFLMAVLVPAVNEKGAFWSLMVALVAGVTRLVLAFVYKGEGYCGEGEREVPAILADFHYMYFALFLTAITAVVALVVSFLTGRPEPKYLYKTTYWTRHDSSPPTDTDHGATPSSQADRKEESVDVTSVTIVSVSGSKDEAVNGAQGRDKKIGFAVDSSVKGKHDDDDDDDDENKQRMKHHLETLASLQQSTAEKAVLAVGLMVILGIGVAMYVFWSLYDFREAPYYPEGATFVLPGDLRNQTQQASTV, from the exons ATGCGAGAGTACGCTACCCTGACAGCAGCCGACATAGGGGTGCTGGCTGCCTATTTTGTCTTGGTCATCCTGGTCGGTTTGATT GCCATGTGTAAATCAAACAAGGACACCACCTCGGGCTATTTCCTGGCCGGACGAACGATGTGGTTTCTGCCA atcggGGCGTCCCTGTTCGTCAGTAACATCGGCACGGAGCATTTCATTGGTCTGGCGGGATCTGGAGCAGCCAGTGGCATCAGTGTAGGGGCCTGGGAATTCAAC GCCCTGTTGCTGTTGCAGCTTCTGGGTTGGGTGTTTGTCCCTGTGTACATCGCCTGCGGG ACATACACGATGCCAGAGTACCTGTCCCTGAGGTTCGGAGGTCAGAGGTTAAGGGTCTACTTTGCCCTCCTCTCCCTCGTCCTCTACGTCTTCACCAAGTGCTCT gCGAACCTGTTCACAGGAGCACTGTTCATCCAGCAGTCTCTGAACTGGGACCTGTACGTGTCCATTGTGGTGCTGGTCCTGCTCACTGCATTACTCACCATCACAg GAGGACTGACGGCAGTGATCTACACGGACACCTTGCAGGCTGTGCTGATGGTGGGGGGAGCCGTGTACCTCATGGTGGCAG gtTTCCAGGAGGTGGGCGGGTTCCAAGGCCTTCTGGAACGCTACCCCCAGGCGGTGCCCCTGAACGTGTCGGCCATCGTGGTGAACAGCACGTGCCACTGGCCCGACACACAGGCCTTCCGCATGCTGAGGGACGTGGACGACGACTACATGCCCTGGCTGGGCTTCCTCCTGGGCCAGACCCCGGGCTCCGTCTGGTACTGGTGCACCGACCAG gtgatCGTACAGCGCGCCCTAGCGGCCAGAAGTCTCTCTCACGCTCAGGGGGCGACACTCCTGGCTGGCTTCATCAAGATTCTCCCCCTTTTCGCTATGGTCATGCCCGGCATGATCAGTCGTGTTCTGTACCctg ACGAGGTGGCCTGCACCAATCCAGACTACTGCATGGAGGTGTGTCAGAGCAAGGCAGGGTGCAGCAGTATCGCTTACCCACGTCTGGTGCTGGGACTCATGCCGGATG GAGCCAAAGGGTTAATGATGGCCGTGATGATCGCCGCTCTGATGAGTGACCTGGACTCCATCTTCAACAGCGCCAGCACGCTCTTCACCATGGACGTGTGGAGGAAGTTCCGTAAACGCGCCTCCTCCACGGAGCTCATGGTGGTGGGCAG gctgTTCATCTTGGTAATGGTAGGGGTGTCCATCGCCTGGGTACCTGTGATCAAGGAGACCAACCAGGTGTTCATTTACATCCAGGAGGTGACCAACTACTTCGCCCCTCCTTTCGCTGCCGTCTTTCTGATGGCCGTGCTGGTTCCTGCGGTCAACGAAAAG GGGGCGTTCTGGTCGCTGATGGTGGCCCTGGTGGCGGGAGTGACGCGCCTGGTGTTGGCCTTCGTCTACAAAGGGGAGGGCTactgcggggagggggagagggaggtgccGGCCATCCTGGCCGACTTCCACTACATGTACTTCGCCCTCTTCCTCACCGCCATCACCGCCGTCGTTGCTTTGGTCGTCAGCTTCCTCACTGGCCGTCCTGAACCtaaatat CTGTACAAAACCACGTACTGGACTCGCCACGACAGCAGCCCTCCAACAGACACGGACCATGGAGCAACCCCTTCGTCACAGGCTGACCGGAAGGAAGAGAGTGTTGACGTCACATCCGTTACCATCGTTTCCGTTTCCGGTTCCAAGGACGAAGCTGTGAACGGAGCACAAGGGAGGGACAAGAAAATTGGCTTTGCGGTCGACAGTTCTGTAAAAG GAAagcacgacgacgacgacgacgacgacgacgagaacaaGCAGAGGATGAAGCACCACCTGGAGACCCTCGCCAGCCTCCAGCAGAGCACGGCAGAGAAGGCGGTCCTCGCCGTCGGCCTGATGGTCATCCTGGGCATCGGCGTGGCCATGTACGTCTTCTGGTCTCTCTACGATTTCCGAGAGGCCCCCTACTACCCTGAGGGCGCCACCTTCGTCCTGCCGGGGGACCTGAGGAATCAAACTCAACAGGCGTCCACGGTGTGa